The genomic segment TTTTTTCCCCTGGAAATCGGATGTTTTCTGTTCCTGAATATTCTCATCTGTTAGAAAATGTTGTTAAAGAACGAGAGATTAATGTTCAGTTCCGGCATAATTTAAAAGCGATTATCGCTGAAACAAAAACAGCCCTTTTCGATATTTTGGATAACAATGGCAATGTAATTGATCAAGTCAGTTATCCCTATGATATGATTCACGTTGCTCCGCCCCAAAGTGCACCGGACTTTATTAAACATAGTCCTTTAGCTATTCCCAATAATTCCTATGGTTGGGTTGATGTCGATGCTTATACCTTGCAACATAAGCGATATCCGAATGTTTTTAGTTTAGGTGATGCTTCCTCTTTACCCACTTCTAAAACCGCCGCCGCTATTCGCAAACAAGCACCCGTTGTTGCTAAAAATTTACTCGCTTTGATGGCCTCAAAACCGTTAATCAGTCAATATGATGGTTATACTTGTTGTCCCTTAATTACCGGGTATGATCGGACTATTATGGCAGAATTTAATGGTTATAATACCACAGTTCTATCCAGTTTCCCCCTCAATCCAGTTAAAGAACGGGCAATTATGTGGACAATGAAAGTTACCGCTTTACCCTGGATTTATTGGAATCGAATGCTCACGGGAGATCGATTTGAGGGGGAGTACATTAAATTTATGCAGTGGAAAAAATAACCTCTTAGGGTGCGTAAGCTTAAGATTATGCACCCTTGATGATCTCAAAATATAGAAAAATTCCCCTAAAAAAACTGATTTTTAGGGTGATTTGTTGCTAAATATGCCATCAAAATTTTAGATTTTTTGAATTGACAAACTGAGAATATTATAATAAAATAAATTAGGTTTAAAAACCAAAACCAGTTGTTACAGATTAATCTGATTCGTCTTAAGAAGTGTTCTATTTCTAAAATCAGGGGGTAGGAGCAGATTGATCTAACTTTTTGCTATGCCATTGCTCATAGATCAATCGACTCCTACCTTTTCCTAGTTCTGAATTAAGTATATTTACTGATTGACATTTTCTGTATTTTATATAACTATATAAGAATATAAATATTTGATCAGCTAGTTAAAAAATCGCATCGGAGGGTTTGGCTGATGGGCAAGCTAGTTAACGAACTTAAACGAGACATTCAATACCAACACGGGATGAATGCCTGCCTGAACTGTGGCATCTGTACTGCGGTTTGTCCAGCCGCCGAGGTTTATGACTACTCTCCGAGAGAAGTGATGAACATTTGCCATCTGGAAGAAGAAGACTCCCTTGTAGAGTTACTTAAATCTGATAAAATCTGGTTTTGCGGACAATGTTTCTCCTGTAAACCTCGATGTCCAAGAGGCAACAGCACCGCCCAAGTCATTCTGGCTTTGCGTCGGCTTTCAGTACGTCATGGTTATTTTGCCGAATCAGAAAAAGGCAGACAACAATTATTTGCTAAACGAGTCTTTGGGGAAAATCTGCTTAAACGAGGTTATACCTTAGTGGCAGAAAATATCACCCCGGCTCACTTTCCTGAACTCGGAGAAAACTGGGAATACTATTACGAACACATGGCAGAAATGCGAGAGTGGTGGGATGTTCCCATGAACTTAGAAAATAGCGCAGGTTCCCACCGCATGATTCCCGAAAAAGACATGGATGAATTGCGAGCAATTTATCAAGCAACTGGGGCACTTGAGTTAATGGATGCTGTTGAAAAAGGTATGGAAAAGAAACTCGGTAGCAAAGAAGAAGTTGAAAAATATTGGGAAAATTGGGTAGAAACGGCTGATAGCAGAAACTACGAGATGGGAGAATAAATCAGGAGAAAAATTATGCAGACAGTTAATAATTTTAGTAGCGTCAATAGCAGTCTGGATGCCTCCGAAACGGAAGGACTCCTCTATATGCGCGAAGAAGAAAAACTGGCGCATGATGTCTACGTCACCCTGTATGAACAGTGGGGATTATCTATTTTTAACAATATCGCCAATAGCGAAGACAGTCATGAGAATCAGATAGAAACCCTGCTTAATAACTATCAAATTGAAGATCCAGTTGGTGATAATCTGATCGGTGTTTTTGTTAATCCAGATTTACAACAATTGTATAACAATCTGATAGCCCAAGGCAGTCAATCATTAACGGCAGCCTTACAGGTAGGAGTGTTGATTGAGGAGACTGATATTGCAGATTTACAAGAGCGAATTGCCCAAACAGATAACGCTGATATTCAAAAGGTATATGAACAACTTTTGAAGGGATCAAATAATCATCTGAGTGCATTTACTTCAAACTTGACTGGCGAAACTGTTAATACGAACTCCTCTAATACCTCTAATAATGTAACGAATCAGATTCAGGAAACAATAATAGATGACCCTCTAACTGGAGGTGGAAGCAATCAAAGCTTCGTTAGCAATGGTGGTGGTAACTCAGCTTATGCAGCAAATTTTGTCTTGGGTTCATCAAGTCAAATTAACAGCACTGGGTTATCAGCAGTTGAGCAGAGTTATCTGAATATTGATAATAGTTTTACTGCCCAAAACCAGCCCTTTGCTTCATCTAATATAGGAGGGAACAGTAACTTATCTACAAACGACTTGCCGATGGGCTTTTCTCTGACTCAAAACCCGATGGCTGCTCTTACTATAATGCAGACAATAGCCAGAATATGAGAGCGGTAATTTGCCCGGTTAATTCCTAAATTAGCATCCATCAAAGATTAAAAATTGACATCAATCAAAAAGGAAAAAACACAATGAAAGTAGCTAGACAAAATTTAGCTTGGGAAAAACATCAAAAGCACGTTCCAACCGTTGATGAACCTGGTGGGAATGTATGGGGGTGTTTCCGCAGTTGTTTTCTGCAAAGTGCTGCCCCCTATACAGAAGGAATTGCCTATAAAATCTTAAAAAATGACTTAGGAATTGATTTACGCGAAGCTGCTGGACATACTTCTTGTGGGGCAATTGGCTATCACGGAGATGTGACTAATCTGGAAACCCAAATGGTGGTTGCGGCTCGTAATTTTTCCGTTGCTCATGATGAATTAGGAGTCGATAATCTCTTCTCATTTTGTGTAACTTCTTTTGCGAATTACACTGAAATGATTCAACTTTGGGAAGAAGAACCAGAGTTACGAGAATATACAGAAAAAATGTTAAAAGAAACCACAGGACGTGAATTTTGGGTTCCTCATGTTTCTGGGGGTAGACCGTCTGTAGTTCATGCGTCTGATGTGTTTTTTGCCAATCGCCATAAATTAGCAGAAAAAGCTAAATATAGTTTAAAAGGAATAAAAGCCGTTGATCATATTGGCTGTCACTATGGCAAAATCTTTCCGGGTGAGTGCATGGGGGGATCTGAATTTCCTCAAGTTTTAGTCGGGTTATTAGAAGCATTTGGCGCGGAAATTGTTGACTATCCAGAAAGAAGACATTGCTGCGGCATGGGTTTTCGTCAATGTGCATTTCCTGAAAATCGAGACTATACCGCTAGTAGCGTTTATAAAAAGATGAAAAGTCTCAAAGAAACCCATCCCGATTGTAATTTAATTTTAACCAATTGTCCGGGGTGTACGGTGTTTTTAGATGCCGAACAAGGAACCATTAAAGAAGTCTTGGAAGAAGAATTTAATGTTAGTATTCTCGACTATGCTCAACTCACAGGTTTGATGTTAGGATACGATCCGTTTAAAGATTGTGGATTAAATGCCAAAGTTGTTCCTATTGAACCCTTATTAGATAAAATTGGCATTTCTTACGACAAATCTAAAACCTTTGAAGAACGGAGAAGACCGTTTTAATCAGTTATCAGTTATCAGTTATCAGTTATCAGTTATCAGTTATCAGTTATCAGTTATCAGAAGAGTAAATCATCATACCTATTGAATTTTATTTTCTAAAAAAAAGGGAGGAAACATGAACAAACCTGTGGTAATTATTGGTGGTGGCCCTGCGGGATTAGCGGCGGCTGGAAAACTTCAAGACTTTGGTTATGAGGTGGTTTTAATTGAAAAACAAGCCGAAATCGGCGGACATTTAAACAAGTGGTATAAAGTGTTTCCTGATTTTACGGACGCTTCAGAAATTACGGCTAATCTGAAAGCTGAGTTAGGGAAAACTCGAATTTTAACCGATACAACCATAACTCAAATTCAAGGGTCTGCCCCCAACTTTCAAGTCACGACATCAACGGGGGAAAATCTTGAAGCCGCAGCAATTTTAGTTTCAACCGGATATAAGCATTTTGATGCCAGATTGAAAGAAGAATACGGCTATGGAATTTATGATAATTGCATCACTTCAGTTGAACTTGATTTGATGCTGAAGGCGCAAAATATTAAAACCCGGTCAGGACAAATTCCCCAAAAAATAGCGATGATTCATTGTGTTGGATCTCGTGATGAAAAGGTGAATAATAATTACTGCTCTCGCGTTTGTTGTACGAATACAATTAAGCAGGCTATTGAAATTAAAGAACAACATCCTGATTGTGATGTTTACTGCCTTTATATGGATATTCGGGTGTTTGGTCGCGGTTATGAGGAACTTTACCGCACCTCTCAAGAACAATATGGGGTGCAATTTTTACGGGGTCGGTTGTCGGAAGCGAGTGAGAAAAAAGATGGCAATTTATTACTGCGTTTAGAAGATACCTTAACGGCAAAACCGATGCGATTAAGCGTTGATTTGTTAGTGTTAATGGTGGGAATGGAAGGCAACCCAGAGTTAGCAGAAATAGCGAATTTAAAATTAGGATGCGATCGCTTTTATGCCACCGCCCATCAACAATATTCTAATAATTGCTCAACCCGTGAAGGTATTTTTCTAGCGGGAGCCGCAACGGGGCCAAAAGCCATTATGGAATCAATTACCGATGGTCGCTCCGCCGCCGCAGAAATTGCCAGTTTTGTTGCTCGTTCTTCCCAAGATTCTGAAACGAATTTGAATGGACAATTAATCACAGAAATGGCAACATCTCTCAAATAAAAGAGGAAAAAATCATGGCAACAAAAGCGAAAAAATTTGTCTTTGGGTTGAAAGCGGATCGCCAACTCGACGGCGATAAAATGAACTCCGATTTTGTTAAAAAAGTGGTTGCTGAAGGGGGAAACGGGGCTGCGATCGCGGCTTGTATGCAGTGTGGGACTTGTAGCGGTGGCTGTACCAATATTGACCAGATGGATATGTCCCCTCGAACTCTCATTTTAATGACACAACGAGGGGAATGGGAGAAGGTACTTAAAAGTAACGCTTTGTGGA from the Planktothrix sp. FACHB-1365 genome contains:
- a CDS encoding heterodisulfide reductase-related iron-sulfur binding cluster, coding for MKVARQNLAWEKHQKHVPTVDEPGGNVWGCFRSCFLQSAAPYTEGIAYKILKNDLGIDLREAAGHTSCGAIGYHGDVTNLETQMVVAARNFSVAHDELGVDNLFSFCVTSFANYTEMIQLWEEEPELREYTEKMLKETTGREFWVPHVSGGRPSVVHASDVFFANRHKLAEKAKYSLKGIKAVDHIGCHYGKIFPGECMGGSEFPQVLVGLLEAFGAEIVDYPERRHCCGMGFRQCAFPENRDYTASSVYKKMKSLKETHPDCNLILTNCPGCTVFLDAEQGTIKEVLEEEFNVSILDYAQLTGLMLGYDPFKDCGLNAKVVPIEPLLDKIGISYDKSKTFEERRRPF
- a CDS encoding DUF2202 domain-containing protein, coding for MQTVNNFSSVNSSLDASETEGLLYMREEEKLAHDVYVTLYEQWGLSIFNNIANSEDSHENQIETLLNNYQIEDPVGDNLIGVFVNPDLQQLYNNLIAQGSQSLTAALQVGVLIEETDIADLQERIAQTDNADIQKVYEQLLKGSNNHLSAFTSNLTGETVNTNSSNTSNNVTNQIQETIIDDPLTGGGSNQSFVSNGGGNSAYAANFVLGSSSQINSTGLSAVEQSYLNIDNSFTAQNQPFASSNIGGNSNLSTNDLPMGFSLTQNPMAALTIMQTIARI
- a CDS encoding FAD/NAD(P)-binding oxidoreductase, with translation MVTSTIQPAEISDKVTLPTVTKTLNYQIVIIGAGAAGITTASLLFNQNHSLDIAIIDPSDKHYYQPGWTLTGGGVFQIQDTVRNQRDVIPQDATWIKDKVIHLDPEHNQVLTQAGFQVRYDYLIVCPGIQIDWHLISGLKEALGKEGVTTNYSPRYAPYTWELIRNFKGGNALFTFPNTPIKCGGAPQKVMYMADDTFRLKWGVRQRTNVMFFSPGNRMFSVPEYSHLLENVVKEREINVQFRHNLKAIIAETKTALFDILDNNGNVIDQVSYPYDMIHVAPPQSAPDFIKHSPLAIPNNSYGWVDVDAYTLQHKRYPNVFSLGDASSLPTSKTAAAIRKQAPVVAKNLLALMASKPLISQYDGYTCCPLITGYDRTIMAEFNGYNTTVLSSFPLNPVKERAIMWTMKVTALPWIYWNRMLTGDRFEGEYIKFMQWKK
- a CDS encoding 4Fe-4S dicluster domain-containing protein, translated to MGKLVNELKRDIQYQHGMNACLNCGICTAVCPAAEVYDYSPREVMNICHLEEEDSLVELLKSDKIWFCGQCFSCKPRCPRGNSTAQVILALRRLSVRHGYFAESEKGRQQLFAKRVFGENLLKRGYTLVAENITPAHFPELGENWEYYYEHMAEMREWWDVPMNLENSAGSHRMIPEKDMDELRAIYQATGALELMDAVEKGMEKKLGSKEEVEKYWENWVETADSRNYEMGE
- a CDS encoding FAD-dependent oxidoreductase, with the translated sequence MNKPVVIIGGGPAGLAAAGKLQDFGYEVVLIEKQAEIGGHLNKWYKVFPDFTDASEITANLKAELGKTRILTDTTITQIQGSAPNFQVTTSTGENLEAAAILVSTGYKHFDARLKEEYGYGIYDNCITSVELDLMLKAQNIKTRSGQIPQKIAMIHCVGSRDEKVNNNYCSRVCCTNTIKQAIEIKEQHPDCDVYCLYMDIRVFGRGYEELYRTSQEQYGVQFLRGRLSEASEKKDGNLLLRLEDTLTAKPMRLSVDLLVLMVGMEGNPELAEIANLKLGCDRFYATAHQQYSNNCSTREGIFLAGAATGPKAIMESITDGRSAAAEIASFVARSSQDSETNLNGQLITEMATSLK